The following coding sequences lie in one Arachis ipaensis cultivar K30076 chromosome B05, Araip1.1, whole genome shotgun sequence genomic window:
- the LOC107642081 gene encoding uncharacterized protein LOC107642081, with the protein MMARTATYVPKTDPGVPSFSLGLTDLSQEGASTQETERAKSLEAANLIEQLDDLVQKIASSAAKEKNKSPQIQRETGGESSGKFETPGATNQITDDMKQKCYIWGTRLKEDADGNTNEYEEMCTLIAQDEYILMRMHLASLQAKSDIESQIVSAICLILNQKNEKRFQEQIYCLPPDIVSMALLDHPDGEFISLKTNKEFRVEDYPSFIPFIDRKKLTSHLYIFAPVCHSGHWWLWVINTTKRKCHILDPLHKKAPSDERKQINKFTGYVFSRLIAYAGGEPLQKGEKEKEIK; encoded by the exons ATGATGGCACGAACAGCAAcctatgttcctaaaacagatccaggggtgccatcattcagccttggattGACTGATTTAAGCCAGGAGGGGGCGTCAACGCAGGAGACAGAAAGGGCAAAATCTCTAGAAGCTGCAAATTTGATAGAACAATTGGACGATTTAGTCcaaaaaatagcaagcagtgcGGCGAAGGAAAAAAACAAAAGTCCACAAATTCAGAGAGAGACTGGGGGAGAAAGTTCTGGaaagtttgaaactcctgggGCAACAAATCAGATTACGGATGATATGAAACAAAAGTGCTACATTTGGGGGACGAGACTGAAGGAAGACGCAGATGGCAATACTAACGAGTATGAGGAGATGTGCACTCTCATTGCCCAAGATGAATACATTTTGATGAGAATGCACCTTGCATCCCTCCAGGCAAAAAGTGATATAGAATCtcag attgtatctgccatctgcctcatcctcaaccagaaaaatgaaaagaggtttcaagaacaaatatactgtctcccccccgatattgtg AGCATGGCACTTTTGGATCACCCAGATGGGGAATTCATATCACTGAAAACGAATAAGGAattcagggtggaagactacccgagttttattcccttcatagatagaaaaaaattaacttcgcatctatat atttttgcacctgtttgccactcggggcattggtggttatgggtgATAAATACAACGAAGCGGAAATGTCATATACTTGACCCACTACACAAAAAAGCTCCAAGCGATGAGAGAAAGCAGattaataaattcact GGATATGTATTTTCAAGATTGATAGCATATGCCGGCGGGGAACCTCTACAGAAAGGCGAGAAGGAGAAGGAAATTAAATAA
- the LOC107642080 gene encoding uncharacterized protein LOC107642080 isoform X2, giving the protein MVSVRLSFTPPSSLPATFSPPPAPKPSSMTPSHIPPLVSNKVLVKCLVMNEKLLIDALKEGSYDPAHLEICVRDYTIANESSNYSEQSAVGKTRIEKRREEKTECYGLQNWGLGF; this is encoded by the exons ATGGTGTCTGTGCGATTGTCGTTCACGCCACCTTCCTCTCTTCCGGCTACCTTCTCACCGCCACCGGCCCCCAAGCCCTCTTCGATGACGCCCTCTCACATCCCTCCACTG GTTTCAAATAAAGTGCTGGTAAAGTGCCTCGTCATGAATGAGAAGTTACTCATTGATGCCTTGAAGGAAGGGTCTTATGACCCTGCACACCTTGAGATTTG TGTTAGGGATTATACTATAGCAAATGAAAGCAGCAATTATTCTGAGCAGAGCGCTGTGGGAAAGACAAGAATAGAGAAACGAAGAGAAGAGAAGACAGAGTGCTATGGGCTTCAAaattggggattagggttttaa
- the LOC107644126 gene encoding pentatricopeptide repeat-containing protein At1g62930, chloroplastic-like: MPLSRESLDVQSYNIMINGLCKSKMVDEALNLFEEMRRRYLVPNTVTYTTIIDGLSKSKRICCAVELFEKMLDRGQPADIVTYTSLLDGMFNTKQLDKALILFNRMKESCIDPDIYAYTVLIDGLCKSGRLKNAKEIFQDLSIKGYRPDMRTYTIMINGLCKEGLLHEALAFLSKMEDNGCLPNAVTYEIIIRALFERGENDNAEKLLREMISRGLLQG; the protein is encoded by the coding sequence ATGCCCCTAAGTAGAGAGTCACTTGATGTTCAAAGTTACAACATCATGATTAATGGCTTGTGCAAAAGTAAAATGGTCGATGAAGCCTTGAATCTCTTTGAAGAAATGCGTCGTAGGTATTTGGTTCCAAATACGGTAACTTACACCACTATTATTGATGGCTTGAGCAAATCAAAGAGGATCTGTTGTGCTGTGGAGCTTTTTGAAAAGATGCTTGATAGAGGTCAACCTGCTGACATAGTCACTTACACTTCCTTGTTGGATGGGATGTTCAATACCAAACAACTTGACAAGGCACTTATATTGTTCAATCGAATGAAAGAGAGTTGCATTGATCCAGATATATATGCATACACCGTACTTATAGATGGCCTGTGCAAAAGTGGAAGACTTAAAAATGCAAAAGAGATTTTTCAAGATCTTTCCATTAAAGGCTATCGTCCAGACATGAGGACATACACTATTATGATAAATGGGCTTTGCAAAGAGGGCCTACTTCATGAAGCATTGGCTTTCTTGTCAAAAATGGAAGACAATGGCTGCTTACCAAATGCTGTGACTTATGAAATAATCATTCGTGCTCTGTTTGAAAGAGGTGAAAATGATAACGCGGAGAAACTTCTTCGTGAAATGATATCTAGAGGCCTATTGCAAGGATAA
- the LOC107642080 gene encoding probable proteasome inhibitor isoform X1 — protein sequence MKQRHFTLKTPFLNVTLTNCLPPLKSQHKHRGLFFSTTLINGVCAIVVHATFLSSGYLLTATGPQALFDDALSHPSTEEVSVENWNQLDQEYVFVYVNPKKVSNKVLVKCLVMNEKLLIDALKEGSYDPAHLEICVRDYTIANESSNYSEQSAVGKTRIEKRREEKTECYGLQNWGLGF from the exons ATGAAACAACGTCATTTCACGCTAAAAACCCCCTTCCTCAACGTTACCCTAACGAATTGTCTCCCTCCTCTCAAATCACAACACAAACACAGAGGTCTCTTCTTCTCCACTACACTCATCAATGGTGTCTGTGCGATTGTCGTTCACGCCACCTTCCTCTCTTCCGGCTACCTTCTCACCGCCACCGGCCCCCAAGCCCTCTTCGATGACGCCCTCTCACATCCCTCCACTG AGGAGGTGTCTGTAGAGAACTGGAACCAACTTGACCAAGAATATGTCTTTGTTTATGTCAATCCAAAAAAGGTTTCAAATAAAGTGCTGGTAAAGTGCCTCGTCATGAATGAGAAGTTACTCATTGATGCCTTGAAGGAAGGGTCTTATGACCCTGCACACCTTGAGATTTG TGTTAGGGATTATACTATAGCAAATGAAAGCAGCAATTATTCTGAGCAGAGCGCTGTGGGAAAGACAAGAATAGAGAAACGAAGAGAAGAGAAGACAGAGTGCTATGGGCTTCAAaattggggattagggttttaa
- the LOC107641105 gene encoding pentatricopeptide repeat-containing protein At3g22470, mitochondrial-like codes for MYNAIIDSLCKVTLVSDAFYLYSEMLAKGISPDVITYNTLTYGLCLAGQLKEAIDLLNHMILINITPDVHTYSTLMDGLCKEGKIKDAKNVLAMMIKDGVKPDVVTYNCLMDGYCLVNEVNKAKFVFNTMAQSRVSLDVQSYNIMINGLCKSKMVDEALNLFEEMRCKYLVPNTVTYNTLIDGLSKSKRISCALGILVEMHDRGQPATVVTYSSLLEVLFKSKKSRTYRIKIEKTISAEIATSSRLCLGAESREQRAESSPSNLTAKVRITKMLSSSTSRITFIFRYSLLKIPNFVSFPSSSSLHSHSEPPSLRQVDEAVDSFTRMLSMRRPPSIIQFTKILGSLAKTNHFSTAISLFQQLQARGIAPDLFTLSIISQAFHLFSEMLAKGISPNVITYSSLIFGLCLVGQYKEAIDLLSEMVLRNIIPNVRTYSILIDGLCKEGKIKDAKNVLAVMTKHGVKPNVVTYNSLMDGYCLVNEVNKAKYVFNTMADNSVFPDVRSYNIMINGFCKSKMIDDALNLFEEMCRKNLVPDTVTYNTLIDGLGKSRRILCALELLEKMHNRGQPANIVTYSSLLDALFNIKQHDKALMLFNQVNKAKYVFDT; via the exons ATGTACAACGCAATTATTGATAGCTTGTGCAAGGTTACGCTTGTAAGTGATGCTTTTTATTTATACTCTGAAATGCTTGCTAAGGGAATCTCTCCCGATGTTATCACGTACAACACTCTAACTTATGGATTGTGCCTTGCGGGCCAACTTAAGGAAGCCATTGATTTACTAAATCATATGATTCTCATCAACATTACTCCAGATGTTCATACCTATAGTACTTTGATGGATGGGCTATGCAAGGAAGGAAAGATCAAAGATGCTAAGAATGTGTTGGCTATGATGATTAAAGATGGTGTGAAACCAGATGTGGTTACTTATAATTGTTTAATGGATGGGTATTGCTTAGTTAATGAGGTAAATAAGGCAAAATTTGTATTCAACACAATGGCCCAAAGTAGAGTGTCACTTGATGTTCAAAGTTACAATATCATGATTAATGGCTTGTGCAAGAGTAAAATGGTCGATGAAGCCTTGAATCTCTTTGAAGAAATGCGTTGTAAATACTTGGTTCCAAACACGGTAACATACAACACTCTTATTGATGGCTTGAGCAAATCGAAGAGAATCTCTTGTGCTTTGGGGATTCTTGTCGAGATGCATGATAGAGGTCAACCTGCTACTGTAGTCACTTACAGTTCCTTGTTGGAGGTTCT TTTCAAGAGTAAGAAATCGCGTACATACCGGATAAAAATTGAGAAAACTATTTCCGCAGAGATAGCAACGTCTAGTCGTCTATGTCTTGGAGCAGAGAGCAGAGAGCAGAGAGCAGAGAGCTCTCCCTCAAACTTAACAGCGAAAGTGCGAATCACTAAAATGTTGTCATCCTCAACCTCAAGGATCACTTTCATTTTTAGGTATTCTCTTCTCAAAATCCCTAATTTTGTTTCCTTCCCTTCCTCTTCATCCCTTCACTCTCATTCTGAGCCCCCATCCCTTCGCCAAGTTGATGAAGCTGTTGATTCCTTCACTCGCATGCTCTCTATGCGTCGCCCTCCATCCATCATCCAATTCACCAAGATTTTGGGATCTCTTGCCAAGACCAACCATTTCTCCACCGCCATTTCCCTTTTTCAGCAATTGCAAGCCAGAGGAATCGCTCCCGACTTATTTACTTTGAGCATCATAAGTCAGGCTTTTCATTTATTCTCTGAAATGCTTGCTAAGGGAATTTCTCCTAATGTTATCACATACAGTTCTCTCATTTTTGGATTGTGTCTTGTGGGTCAATATAAGGAAGCCATTGATTTGTTAAGTGAGATGGTGCTTAGAAACATTATACCAAATGTTCGTACCTATAGTATTTTGATCGATGGGCTATGCAAGGAAGGAAAGATCAAAGATGCTAAGAATGTGTTGGCTGTGATGACAAAACATGGTGTGAAACCAAATGTGGTTACTTATAACAGCTTAATGGACGGATATTGTTTGGTTAATGAGGTAAATAAGGCAAAATATGTATTCAACACAATGGCCGATAATAGTGTGTTTCCTGATGTTCGGAGTTACAATATCATGATTAATGGCTTTTGTAAGAGTAAAATGATCGATGACGCCTTGAATCTCTTCGAAGAGATGTGTCGCAAGAACTTGGTTCCTGACACGGTAACTTACAATACTCTAATTGATGGCTTGGGAAAATCAAGGAGAATCCTTTGTGCCTTGGAGCTTCTTGAAAAGATGCATAATCGAGGTCAACCTGCTAATATAGTCACTTACAGTTCTTTGCTGGATGCTTTGTTCAATATCAAACAACATGACAAGGCACTTATGTTATTTAATCAGGTAAATAAGGCAAAATATGTATTCGACACA